The proteins below come from a single Corylus avellana chromosome ca3, CavTom2PMs-1.0 genomic window:
- the LOC132176601 gene encoding uncharacterized protein LOC132176601, translating into MASACVNNIGMSPDNFLDCPPATFPSYGWLSPRVSFSREEGPSKLAGPKPPSTVADYASEKPDPEAPVGDFEFRLEDPVAMLPADELFSDGKLMPLLLSSVKPSLNELTTSSEIRSPDSAKSRRRTEILGTDPYLFSPKAPRCSSRWKELLGLKKLYQNTNPKTESHKTTSWSSSSSTNPKSLKYFLHRSSKSSSSSSDASQSLPLLKDSDCESVSMSSRLSLSSSSSGHEHEDLPRLSLDSDKPNANPNPKSLQRPRMRIVKPRGTTSSDNNPNPTRVGRSPMRRATAGEQSGGVGSRGVSVDSPRMNSSGKIVFQSLERSSSSPSSFNGGPRPFKHRGMERSYSANVRVTPVLNVPVCSLRGSSKSVSVFGFGQLFSSPQKREGNGAGGNSRGSHANSRNRSDRT; encoded by the coding sequence ATGGCTTCAGCATGCGTCAACAACATAGGGATGTCGCCGGATAACTTCCTTGACTGCCCTCCGGCGACCTTCCCTTCCTACGGCTGGCTTAGTCCTCGCGTCTCCTTCAGCCGCGAGGAAGGCCCGTCTAAGCTTGCCGGACCCAAACCGCCCTCTACGGTGGCCGACTACGCGTCAGAGAAGCCAGATCCGGAAGCTCCGGTTGGAGATTTCGAGTTTAGGCTCGAGGATCCGGTCGCCATGCTCCCGGCCGACGAGCTCTTCTCCGACGGGAAGCTGATGCCGCTGCTGCTCTCGTCGGTCAAACCTTCACTGAACGAGTTAACCACTTCGTCAGAGATCAGGTCGCCGGACTCGGCCAAGTCTCGCCGGAGAACGGAAATCTTAGGAACGGACCCTTACCTGTTCTCTCCAAAAGCTCCGAGGTGTTCGAGTCGTTGGAAGGAGCTTCTGGGGTTGAAGAAGTTGTACCAGAACACTAACCCCAAAACTGAGAGCCACAAAACGACGTCATGGTCGTCGTCTTCGAGCACGAACCCCAAGTCCCTGAAGTATTTCCTCCACAGAAGCTCGAAATCTTCGTCGTCATCCTCCGACGCTTCACAGAGCTTACCATTGTTGAAGGACTCGGACTGTGAGTCCGTCTCCATGTCCTCTCGTCTCTCTCTGTCGTCGTCGTCATCGGGTCACGAGCACGAAGATCTCCCGAGGCTCTCGCTCGACTCGGATAAGCCCAACGCGAACCCGAACCCGAAATCCCTTCAGCGGCCAAGAATGAGAATAGTGAAGCCGAGGGGTACAACATCGTCGGACAATAATCCGAATCCGACGAGGGTGGGACGGAGCCCGATGAGGAGGGCAACGGCGGGGGAGCAGTCGGGTGGGGTGGGGAGTAGGGGGGTTTCGGTGGACAGCCCAAGAATGAACTCGTCGGGGAAGATAGTTTTCCAGAGCTTGGAACGGAGCTCAAGCAGTCCCAGTAGCTTCAACGGCGGGCCCAGACCGTTCAAGCACAGGGGGATGGAGCGCTCCTACTCCGCCAACGTCAGGGTCACTCCGGTTCTCAATGTTCCAGTATGTTCACTTCGCGGATCCTCCAAGTCCGTCTCCGTCTTCGGATTCGGCCAGCTGTTCTCGTCGCCGCAGAAGCGAGAAGGGAACGGAGCCGGAGGGAACAGCAGAGGGTCGCACGCTAATAGCAGGAACCGCAGCGATCGAACCTGA